The Leptospira stimsonii DNA segment AATCTCAGCTCCGAAGACGTTTCGAAGAAACGGATGGGAGGTGGGATTTGGCTTTGTGCGAAATGTAAGAAAGGAATCTCTACAATATATCCACGGTCAAGTAAGTCAGGTCGTCCGGGATCTTAGAAGAGGAAAAAGAGCGCACCGTCGCTAAAATCTCTTCGTTTAAATTTCTCGGATTTCGAAAAAAATTATTCTTCAATACTTCCAGAAGTCGTCTTTCACCGAAGATTTCCCTCTCTGGACTGAGCGCTTCCGTAACGCCGTCCGTATAAAAGAAAAATCGATCCCCGGTTTTGAGAGCGACCGTATAAGTTTCCGGTTCGATCGTCTTCAACATCCCTAGAATCATTCCCCTTCCTTTTAGAAATTCCGGTTCGGCGGGATCTTCCCGTATCAGAACGGGCGGAGGATGCCCCGCGACAGAATATCGAAATTCTTCTTTTTCAAGATCGTATAAGCAGACAAAGGCGGAAATAAAATTCTTCTCCAAAACCTGAAACATTCTGTTGTTCAATTCGGAAAGAATCTTAGATGGCTCCTCCATCTTTCGACTCAATTCCAAAAAGGAAACCTTGAGCATAGAAGAAACTAAAGCGGACGCGACCCCGTGTCCCAAAACGTCGCAAAGAATAAACATTATCTTTTTCTCATTTAGAATATGATAATCTAAAAAATCCCCTCCGACCTGATCCACGGGAATATAAACAGAATTCACGGAAAGACGATGGATTCTTCCGTCGAGTTGAGGAATCAATCTTGTCTGCAAATTGGCGGCCATTCCCAATTCCTCGTGAAGAATCCGATTTTGTTTTTTTAACTCTTCCGTTCTCTGTTCCACTTTCGCTTCCAGAGTTGCGTTTAATTTTTTGAGTTCGGAATGAGCCCTCGCGTTCTGATATGAAATACTGACCGCTCCGGAAATCAAAAGGGCGAAGAATCCGTATTGAGATAAAAACATATTCTTTCCGGAAACGTTATCCAGAACTACGTCGACGATCGCAAAAATAGCGAGAAGCCCCACTCCTCCCACCATGATCAACGCTTCCATAACTCTCTTTCTCAACTCCGCGTAAAAAATGGGAACGAGCAATAAGAACATGGAAAATAAAATTCCTTCCCAAGCATAAACGAGCAAAACTCTCTGCGTTCCGTCGAGTTCCAAAAGAT contains these protein-coding regions:
- a CDS encoding PP2C family protein-serine/threonine phosphatase: MKPILFGLFLLCLIASAVNSEPIDPEKVQLLSEGWEYYNEDGKRYQSILPGVGLTSQGLEIPMKGYYTISFEYPKTSPSGSQGIFLDRIQSADRVYFNDKLIGKTGEMDPYSPAWFRSRLYKIPLEWIERGKKNTIRIEIECQELGFHCGIFRSVPKLGDFDELKDALIQEDAFQLVLIVLFLGVFLQQSISYSLNRYSRASIFLAFSAVLFVFWRLPLLHKMHYIDVPFGLLSRSFFLAQTVFPMCILYFLYALFRRKTGTAAKLIMKSSLVIGALHLLELDGTQRVLLVYAWEGILFSMFLLLVPIFYAELRKRVMEALIMVGGVGLLAIFAIVDVVLDNVSGKNMFLSQYGFFALLISGAVSISYQNARAHSELKKLNATLEAKVEQRTEELKKQNRILHEELGMAANLQTRLIPQLDGRIHRLSVNSVYIPVDQVGGDFLDYHILNEKKIMFILCDVLGHGVASALVSSMLKVSFLELSRKMEEPSKILSELNNRMFQVLEKNFISAFVCLYDLEKEEFRYSVAGHPPPVLIREDPAEPEFLKGRGMILGMLKTIEPETYTVALKTGDRFFFYTDGVTEALSPEREIFGERRLLEVLKNNFFRNPRNLNEEILATVRSFSSSKIPDDLTYLTVDIL